A single region of the Pyricularia oryzae 70-15 chromosome 4, whole genome shotgun sequence genome encodes:
- a CDS encoding Delta(12) fatty acid desaturase: MSTTVTQRPGAASRAEAKPKEQQFPDINTIRNAIPAHCFEASLVTSVGYLVRDVALITALGWAALTYIPQIPDSTLRWTAWAAYGFVQGLFGTGLWILAHECGHGAFSKHTRINNILGWAAHSALLVPYFSWKFSHHRHHNFTGHMEKDMAFVPPQAADRESRASLLSRFGIDLEVFEDTPIFQLARLVSHQLFGWQTYLLFNATCGKESLQNKGAAWFRQSHFEPTSAVFRSSEALYIAISDIGLAIVAAAIYWGSTKVGAGTMFLLYAVPYMWVHHWLVAITYLHHTNKEVHHYEADSWTFVKGAVATVDRDFGFIDRHLFHGIIGTHVAHHLFPRIPFYKAEEATEAIKPVLGDLYHSDNRPFMQALWSNFTTCKYVEKDPKVPGAMRWAD, encoded by the exons ATGTCCACCACCGTCACTCAGCGGCCGGGCGCCGCTAGCCGCGCTGAAGCCAAG CCCAAGGAGCAGCAATTTCCAGACATCAACACCATCAGGAATGCTATCCCCGCACACTGTTTTGAGGCATCTCTGGTGACTTCAGTTGGTTACTTGGTGCGAGATGTGGCCCTCATCACCGCTCTCGGCTGGGCCGCCTTGACCTACATTCCCCAAATTCCGGATTCGACTTTGCGCTGGACCGCCTGGGCCGCTTACGGctttgttcagggtctctttGGCACCGGTCTCTGGATTCTGGCCCACGAGTGCGGCCACGGTGCTTTCAGCAAGCACACGCGCATTAACAACATTCTTGGCTGGGCCGCCCACTCGGCCCTGCTGGTACCGTACTTCAGCTGGAAGTTCTctcaccaccgccaccacaaCTTCACCGGCCACATGGAGAAGGACATGGCCTTTGTGCCCCCCCAGGCTGCCGACCGCGAGTCCCGCGCCAGCTTGCTGTCCCGCTTCGGCATCGACCTCGAGGTCTTTGAGGATACCCCCATCTTTCAGCTTGCTCGCCTCGTGAGCCACCAGCTCTTCGGCTGGCAGACTTACCTGCTCTTCAACGCCACCTGCGGCAAGGAGTCTCTGCAGAACAAGGGTGCCGCGTGGTTCCGCCAGAGCCACTTTGAGCCCACCTCTGCCGTCTTCCGCTCCAGCGAGGCCCTCTACATCGCCATCTCTGACATTGGCCTGGCCATcgttgccgccgccatcTACTGGGGCTCCACCAAGGTCGGCGCCGGCACCATGTTCCTCCTCTACGCCGTTCCCTACATGTGGGTTCACCACTGGCTCGTCGCCATCACCTACCTTCACCACACCAACAAGGAGGTGCACCACTACGAGGCCGACAGCTGGACCTTTGTCAAGGGTGCCGTCGCCACTGTCGACCGTGACTTTGGTTTCATTGACCGCCACCTGTTCCACGGTATCATTGGAACCCACGTCGCCCACCATCTGTTCCC TCGCATTCCCTTTTACAAGGCAGAGGAGGCCACCGAGGCCATCAAGCCTGTCCTCGGAGACCTTTACCACAGCGACAATCGCCCCTTCATGCAGGCTCTGTGGAGCAACTTCACCACCTGCAAGTACGTCGAGAAGGACCCCAAGGTTCCCGGCGCCATGAGGTGGGCCGATTGA
- a CDS encoding aromatic and neutral aliphatic amino acid permease produces the protein MAEEARRPEDITPPRNNSMASDNAPNPEKDQSEAGNSGVLGELINHKTLTWWQGGIVLIAETVSLGVLSLPSVLATLGLVPGIIMILVMSIISTYSGWVLGEFRREYPHVLNFGDALEVIGTPIGMGGTFQHIFGWSQVFFQVFVMASHILTWTICLLWLTNGRGVCSILLGFVGTLIFIICNLPRTLKQTSWMSMVSCASITAAVVVTAIAVTFTQQTSPWKPGPGMNIDLFRKVEFAPAFLGVTNVAIAFSSHSCFFSVIDEFKKPEDWPKALALLQVADTVLYLFAAIMIYYFVGRDVPSPALSAAPGNVLPRVIWGIAIPTIVIAGVIYGHVASKYIFVRVFRNSAHLERRTKRSSIVWVAIVVGLWTIAWVISESIPVFNGLLGLVAALFVSWFSYGLPGFFWLWMNTGEWFSSPKQMCKFAANAFLLLTGIMICALGLWASVNDIKVSTSGASSPVWKCRSL, from the exons ATGGCCGAAGAAGCTCGTCGACCCGAAGACATCACGCCGCCTCGAAACAACTCGATGGCGAGCGACAATGCTCCCAACCCTGAAAAGGATCAGAGCGAAGCCGGTAACTCTGGCGTGCTCGGGGAGCTCATCAACCACAAGACCCTGACCTGGTG GCAAGGTGGAATAGTACTCATCGCCGAAACCGTCTCACTCGGTGTCCTGTCCCTTCCATCAGTGCTCGCCACTCTCGGATTGGTGCCCGGCATCATCATGATCCTCGTCATGTCGATAATCTCGACATACAGCGGCTGGGTCTTGGGCGAGTTTCGACGGGAGTACCCGCACGTTCTCAACTTTGGCGATGCACTCGAGGTCATTGGAACCCCGATAGGAATGGGTGGCACCTTTCAGCACATCTTTGGCTGGTCTCAGGTCTTCTTCCAGGTCTTTGTCATGGCATCGCATATTTTGACGTGGACCATCTGCCTGCTTTGGTTGACCAACGGTAGGGGCGTCTGCTCGATCCTGCTGGGCTTCGTGGGCACTCTGATCTTTATCATTTGCAACCTGCCGCGAACTCTGAAGCAGACCAGCTGGATGTCCATGGTTAGCTGCGCATCCATCACGGCGGCCGTTGTTGTTACTGCCATCGCCGTCACTTTTACCCAGCAGACTTCTCCCTGGAAGCCTGGGCCCGGCATGAACATTGACTTGTTCCGCAAGGTCGAGTTTGCACCTGCATTCCTCGGAGTCACCAACGTTGCTATTGCCTTTT CTTCCCACTCGTGCTTCTTCTCCGTCATCGACGAGTTCAAGAAGCCCGAAGACTGGCCCAAGGCTCTCGCCTTGCTCCAGGTTGCCGACACGGTCCTTTACCTCTTCGCAGCCATCATGATCTACTACTTTGTCGGCAGGGACGTTCCCTCCCCAGCTCTCTCGGCCGCGCCTGGTAACGTCCTCCCGCGCGTCATCTGGGGCATTGCGATCCCGACCATCGTCATCGCAGGTGTCATCTACGGCCACGTCGCGTCCAAGTACATCTTTGTCCGCGTCTTCCGCAACTCGGCGCACCTGGAGCGTCGCACCAAGCGATCCAGTATCGTTTGGGTCGCtatcgtcgtcggcctctggACCATCGCCTGGGTCATTTCCGAGTCGATCCCCGTATTCAACGGCCTCCTGGGTCTCGTTGCTGCCCTGTTCGTCAGTTGGTTTTCGTACGGTCTCCCGGGATTCTTTTGGCTCTGGATGAACACGGGAGAGTGGTTCTCGAGCCCCAAGCAGATGTGCAAGTTTGCTGCCAACGCGTTCCTGCTGCTCACGGGCATCATGATATGCGCACTGGGCCTATGGGCTTCTGTCAACGACATCAAGGTCAGCACGTCGGGTGCTTCAAGCCCCGTGTGGAAGTGTCGGTCTCTGTGA